GCCGGGCGGCGACGGCGAGCCGACCTTCACGCGTGTCGGCGTCGGCAATCACCTGATGCTCGGCGGCGACAACATGGACCTCGCGCTCGCGCGCCTGGTCGAGACGCGGCTGACCGAGCCCGGCACGCGGCTGTCGGCCGCGAGCCTGTCGCAACTGGTCGAGCGCTGCCGCGCGGCGAAGGAGCGCCTGCTCGGCGACGACGCGCCGGCGTCGGTCACGGTCACGCTGCTCGGCGCGGGCAGCAAGCTCGTCGGCGGCGCGCGCTCGGCCGAGCTGACGCGGCAGGAAGTCGAGCAGATCGTCGTCGACGGTTTCTTCCCGCAGGTTGACGCCGGTGAATTGCCGCGTCGCGCGCGCGCGGCGATCGTCGAATTCGGGCTGCCGTATGCGAGCGACGCGGCCGTCACGCGGCACGTCGCCGCGTTCCTGAACCGTCATGCGGAAGGCCCGTTGCCCGACACGCTGCTGCTCAACGGCGGCGTGTTTCGCGCGGGCGCGCTCGCCGGTCGTCTCGCGCAGACGCTCGGCGCGTGGCGCGGCGCACCGCTCGACGTGTTGCACAACGCGCATCCGGACGTGGCGGTCGCGCGCGGCGCGGTGGCCTACGGGCTCGCGCGCGCCGGGCATGCGCCGCGCATCGGCGGCGGCTCCGCGCGCAGCTATTTCCTCGTACTCGACGACGGCGCCGGCGAAGCCGCCGCGCGTGGCGTCTGCCTGCTGCCGCGTGGCGCGGAAGAGGGCCACGAGATCCGGCTTGACGATCGCACGTTCGCACTGCAGCTCGGGCAGCCGGTGCGTTTCCACCTCGTGTCGACGGTGGCCGACACCGCGTACCGGCCCGGCGATCTCGTCGACCTCGACGGCGGCGATTTCGTGCGGCTGCCGCCGATCGCGACGGTCGTCGACCGGCAGGCAGGCGGCGACGCACGCGAAACGCCGGTGAAACTCACGGCGTCGCTGACGGAAGTCGGCACGCTCGAAATGCATTGCATCGCGACCGACGACGCATCGCGCCGCTGGAAGCTCGAATTTCAGTTGCGCGGCGATGCGCCGGTTCATGGCGACGATACGGGGCCCGCGCGGCATCCGCGTCTTGACCAGGCGATCGAGCTGATCGAGCGCTCGTTCGGCAGCAAGGCGGCGGGCGTCACGCCGAAGGACACGCGCCGGCTGCGCGCGCAGCTCGAACAGGTGCTCGGCGCGCGCGACGAGTGGGACGTCGCGCTCGCGCGCGAACTGTTCGACGCGTTGCTCGCGCGTGCACGGCGGCGCCGGCGTTCGGCCGATCATGAACGCGCGTGGCTGAACCTCGCCGGCTTTTGCCTGCGTCCGGGCTTCGGCCATCCGCTCGACGCGTGGCGCATCGAGCAGCTGTGGCCGCTGTTCGACGACGGCATTCAATACGTGAACGACGCGCAGGTGTGGTCCGAGTGGTGGACGCTGTGGCGGCGCGTGGCCGGCGGCCTCGACGACGATGCGCAGACGCAGGTGCGCGATGCGATCGCTTTCCTCGAACCGTCCGACGACAAGCGGCGCAAGCTGCCGTTCGATCCGGGCAAGGTCGGCCCGGCCGACATGACGCGGCTGTCCGCGTCGCTCGAACGCTTGCCGGTCGAGCGCAAGGTCGAGCTGGCCGAGCGCCTGATCGCACAGTTGCAGAAGCCGGCCGAGCGCGCGTTGTGCGCGTGGGCGCTCGGCCGCATCGGCGCGCGCCGGCCGTTCTACGGCAGCGCGCACAGTGTCGTGCCGGCCGACATCGCGAACGGCTGGCTCGACGCGCTGTTCGCGCTCGACTGGAAGCAGGTCGAGCCTGCCGCGTTCGCGGCCGCGCAGATCGCGCGGATGACGGGCGATCGTTCGCGCGACCTGCCGGACGACACGCGCGAAGCGGTGATCCGACGTTTGTCGGCCGCGAATGCGTCGGCGGCATGGATCGACATGGTGCGCGAAGCGATCGCGTTCGACGAAGCCGATACGGTGCGCGTGTTCGGCGAAACGCTGCCGGCGGGGCTGAAGCTGCTGGCCGGGTGAGCAGCGTGGGGTGTGCCGGTATCGTTCGGATGCCGGAGCATTCCGCGGTGTTGCCGATGCGGGCCGATGTTCGCCGGTTCGATGACCCTAAAAAAACGGCTGCCGTTGCATTGCATCGGCAGCCGTTTGCGTTTTTGCGAACCTGTTTGCTCAGGTCAGGTTTGTGGCACCGTTTCGCGTGACGATGCGGCCGATTCAACGGCGATCGTGTCGGGCGTGTTGGCCCGCCGCGCGAGATGAATCCCCGCGAGCATGCACCGCACCGACCCGCCGGCCAGTTCGATCGTCGGCACGTCGAGCGGCAGCAGCCGTGCGGAGCGCTCGATCGTCGCGCGCTGTTCGTGTGTGAGGCAATCGAACGCACGCCGCGACAGCGCGAGCACGCGCCCGTCCTTGCCCGACAATTCCAGCGTATTGCCCGCGAAGTTCGCGATCTGCGACGGATCGAGCGCGATCACCGTGCGACCCGTTTCGGTCAGGCGTTGCGCGATTTCGGCGCGGCGTCGGTTGTCGGCGATCAGGTCGAGGCCGACCATCGCGAACTCCGTCGCGACGCTCATCATCACGTTGGTGTGATAGATCGGGCGCCCGTCGGCATCGGCCGTATCGAAGCAGATCGGCTCGAAATTGAAATGCGTGCAGAAGCGTTCGAGCGCGACCGGATCGGCGCGGCGCGAGCGCGCGGTGTATGCGATCCGCGCGACGTGGTCGAGCACCATCGCGCCGGTGCCTTCCAGGAACACGTCGTCGTATTCGAGGCCCGAGTAGTCGATCACGTCCTGCACGCGATACTCGGCCTTCAGCATCTCGACGATGTCCGCGCGCCGCTCGCGGCGGCGGTTCGGGCTGTACATCGGATACAGCGCGACGTGGCCGCCCGGATGCGTCGAGAACCAGTTGTTCGGGAACACGGAGTCGGGCGTGTCGCGTTCGCCGTGATCGTCGAATACGTGCACGCGCACGCCCGCATCAGCGAGCGTCTGCGCGGCGGCCGTGACTTCGTCGCGCGCGGTAGCGGACACGGACGGCGTGTCGCCTGCGCCGCCGGTGGTCGTGCGCTGGAACGCGTTGTCGGCCGCGGTCTGCGGGTTCGGCTGGAAGTGGTGAGGCCGGATCATCACGACGGCGGCCGGCGCCTGGATCGATACGAGATTCATGGAAGGCAGGAGCGAAAGGCTGGAAACCGGGCGGCGCGCTGGCCGCCCGGCGATGACGATCAGCGCGCGAGCGCGGCGACGGCTTCGGTGACGAACGCCGCGTGACCGTGCGCGACGGCGGCCGGATCGTCGATCAGCGCGAACAGGTTCTTCGGATCGACGGCCGGCGGAATCAGCGCGATCTCGACGCCCGCGTTGTGCTGCTGCGCGAGCGCGTACAGGTAGCGCAGCGCCGAATAATCCTCAAGCGCGAAGCCGACCGAGTCGAACACCGTGACTTCGTCCGCGCGTTCGCGGCCGGTCGTCTCACCTTGCAGCACGCGCCACAGCTCGGTGACGGGGAAGTCGGCCGGCATCTGCTGGATCTCGCCTTCGATGCGCGACTGCGGCTCGAATTCGACGAACACGCGGCCCGCGTGCAGCACGCCCGCTTCGAGCTCGGTCTTGCCGGGGCAATCGCCGCCGACCGCGTTCACGTGCATGCCGGGCTCGATCATGTCGGCCGTGACGATCGTCGCGTAGGCCTTGTCGGCGGTGACGGTCGTCACGATGTCGGCGCCGCGCACGGCGTCGGCCGTCGATGCGGCGCGCACGACGCGCAATTCGGAGTACGCGGCGAGGTTTTTCACGAGTTTGTCGGTCGCGAGCGGATCGACGTCGAACACGCGGATTTCGTCGATGCCGAGCAGCGTGTGGAACGCGATCGCCTGGAATTCGCTCTGCGCGCCGTTGCCGATCAGCGCCATCGTGCGCGAGTCGGGCCGTGCGAGCGCCTGCGCGGCGAGCACCGACGTGGCGGCCGTGCGCAGCGCGGTCGTCAGCGTGAGTTCGGCGAGCAGCAGCGGGTAGCCGGTATCGACTTCGGCGAGCGCGCCGAACGCCATCACGGTGTGCATGCCGCGCGCCGCGTTGACGGGGTGGCCGTTCACGTACTTGAACGCGAACAGTGACGCGTTCGCGACGGGCATCAGCTCGATCACGCCGTCGCGCGAGTGGCAGGCGACGCGCGGCGATTTGTCGAAGTCGGCCCAGTGCAGGTAGTCGGCGCGCAGCGTGTCGACGAGTTCGCGCAGGAACGTCGTGACGCCGGTCTTGGCGATCAGTCGGGCGGTGGCGGGAACGTCGAGGAAGCGAGTCATCGGTCTGTCTCCATTTTGATTGCCGGTACGGGTGTCCGGCGTTCTGGTCGACCGGGCGGCGCTTCGGCGCGGGCTCCGGCTCCATCAAAAGCGGCGGCGCGGCGTGTCCGGCCGGTCGATGGAGTCATTATTTCCGCGAGTCGAGCCAACAAAAAGACAGCAAAAGTGGCAAATTTATCGATAGACTTGGCAAATTGCCAGCCCGTTCCGGCACTTTGTCAGTTATGCGCTGGCCGGAATGCGCAGTCTCCGGCACGCTGGCGGCCGGCTCATCCCCGCGACTCATTCCTCACAGGAAGCCTCGTACATGATCACGCTCGACGACGTCGACCGGCAGCTCATTGCCCTTCTGCGCGACAACGCGCGGCTGCCCGTCGTCGCGCTCGCGAAGGAATTGCGCGTCGCGCGCGCGACCGTGCAGAACCGGCTGACGCGGCTGGAGAAGAACGGCGTGATCGTCGGGTATACGGTGCGGCTCAAGCCGGCGGCCGAGCGGCACCGGATTCGCGCGCTGATGTCGATCGCGGTGCAGGGCAATCGCGGCGCG
The sequence above is drawn from the Burkholderia stabilis genome and encodes:
- a CDS encoding Hsp70 family protein, which gives rise to MKRYTVGIDLGTSNTVVAYVEAGSDAIRVFDVEQLVGPGSVAAQPLLPSVRYHPAAGELPPDALRLPWSVEPKAKSNAIQADAPPAVIGRYARTLGAQVPGRLVSSAKSWLSHAAVDRLAAILPWGAADGVDKVSPVDASASYLAHVRDAWDARFPDAPLAKQNVILTVPASFDDGARALTVEAARRARLPALRLLEEPQAAFYDWLYGQRDTLRDTFADARRVLICDVGGGTTDLTLVDVAPGGDGEPTFTRVGVGNHLMLGGDNMDLALARLVETRLTEPGTRLSAASLSQLVERCRAAKERLLGDDAPASVTVTLLGAGSKLVGGARSAELTRQEVEQIVVDGFFPQVDAGELPRRARAAIVEFGLPYASDAAVTRHVAAFLNRHAEGPLPDTLLLNGGVFRAGALAGRLAQTLGAWRGAPLDVLHNAHPDVAVARGAVAYGLARAGHAPRIGGGSARSYFLVLDDGAGEAAARGVCLLPRGAEEGHEIRLDDRTFALQLGQPVRFHLVSTVADTAYRPGDLVDLDGGDFVRLPPIATVVDRQAGGDARETPVKLTASLTEVGTLEMHCIATDDASRRWKLEFQLRGDAPVHGDDTGPARHPRLDQAIELIERSFGSKAAGVTPKDTRRLRAQLEQVLGARDEWDVALARELFDALLARARRRRRSADHERAWLNLAGFCLRPGFGHPLDAWRIEQLWPLFDDGIQYVNDAQVWSEWWTLWRRVAGGLDDDAQTQVRDAIAFLEPSDDKRRKLPFDPGKVGPADMTRLSASLERLPVERKVELAERLIAQLQKPAERALCAWALGRIGARRPFYGSAHSVVPADIANGWLDALFALDWKQVEPAAFAAAQIARMTGDRSRDLPDDTREAVIRRLSAANASAAWIDMVREAIAFDEADTVRVFGETLPAGLKLLAG
- the ctlX gene encoding citrulline utilization hydrolase CtlX, with amino-acid sequence MNLVSIQAPAAVVMIRPHHFQPNPQTAADNAFQRTTTGGAGDTPSVSATARDEVTAAAQTLADAGVRVHVFDDHGERDTPDSVFPNNWFSTHPGGHVALYPMYSPNRRRERRADIVEMLKAEYRVQDVIDYSGLEYDDVFLEGTGAMVLDHVARIAYTARSRRADPVALERFCTHFNFEPICFDTADADGRPIYHTNVMMSVATEFAMVGLDLIADNRRRAEIAQRLTETGRTVIALDPSQIANFAGNTLELSGKDGRVLALSRRAFDCLTHEQRATIERSARLLPLDVPTIELAGGSVRCMLAGIHLARRANTPDTIAVESAASSRETVPQT
- a CDS encoding ornithine cyclodeaminase, with protein sequence MTRFLDVPATARLIAKTGVTTFLRELVDTLRADYLHWADFDKSPRVACHSRDGVIELMPVANASLFAFKYVNGHPVNAARGMHTVMAFGALAEVDTGYPLLLAELTLTTALRTAATSVLAAQALARPDSRTMALIGNGAQSEFQAIAFHTLLGIDEIRVFDVDPLATDKLVKNLAAYSELRVVRAASTADAVRGADIVTTVTADKAYATIVTADMIEPGMHVNAVGGDCPGKTELEAGVLHAGRVFVEFEPQSRIEGEIQQMPADFPVTELWRVLQGETTGRERADEVTVFDSVGFALEDYSALRYLYALAQQHNAGVEIALIPPAVDPKNLFALIDDPAAVAHGHAAFVTEAVAALAR
- a CDS encoding Lrp/AsnC family transcriptional regulator, with translation MITLDDVDRQLIALLRDNARLPVVALAKELRVARATVQNRLTRLEKNGVIVGYTVRLKPAAERHRIRALMSIAVQGNRGAEVVKVLRGHPNVASIHSTNGRWDLVAELHADSLEHFDRVLGAIRLIDGIASTETSILLSTHKA